The Bacillus sp. Y1 genome includes the window AAGAATACGGGGGTGGTGTGGTTTTGGAAGGCTAAAACCTTAAGATTTTATGCTTAAAACTATAAGGAGGGTCAATGAATGAGAACAAAAATATTAATTGTATTTATGCTTATGTTGGCATTGGTCATTACGGGTTGTTCCAGTTCTACCTCATCAAATGAAGATGAATCGGATAAGATTGTCTTAAAATTTTTGCATAAATGGCCTCAACCACAATACGCCCCTTATTTTGAAGAAGTTGTAAAAGAATTCGAGAGTCAAAATCCAGATATTAAAATCAAGATGGAAGCCATCGCTGACGAACCGATCAAAGATAAACTTCGCGTTATTCTTGGGGGAAGCGAGGTTCCAGACATTATGTTCTCTTGGTCAGGTGAATTTGCTAGGAAATTTGTTCGAGCCGATGCAGCCTTAGATCTTACCCCGTATTTGGAAGAAGACGCAGCCTGGAAAGACAGTTTTATTCCAGCCTCCCTGCAACCATTTTCTTCTGATGGGAAAAATTACGGAATTCCTCTAAGATTCAATGGAAAGTTCTTTGTTTATAATAAGGAGATTTTTGATAAGCATGGTCTGCAAGCACCTAAAACATGGGATGAATTTTTAAATGTTCTCGACACCTTAAAAGAAGAAGGAGAAACACCACTCATGTTAGGAAATGAAAGCCCTTGGGCAGCTATTCACTACTTAACGGGACTGAACCAAAAGATGGTGGATCAGGAAGTTCGAATGAACGATTATAATCCTCGTTCAGGAGAGTTCACAGATTCAGGCTACGTAAAAGCGATGGAACTTCTAGCAGAATTGAACGAAAAAGGCTATTTTATGGAAAACGTAAATTCTAGTTCTCACGATATGGTAAAGCAAATGTTCTTTGCAGGAAAAGGGGCTATTTTCTACGTGGAATTGGAAGAATTTCAAGATGTTGAAAACGCCTTGAAAGGGAACTGGGGATTTTTCCCGATGCCTGCTATAGCTGATGGAGATGGAAGTCAAAATTATATTACTGGTGCTCCAGATGGATTTATTGTTTCTTCAAAGTCTAAACATCCAAAAGAAGCAGTGGAGTTTTTAAAGTTTTTAACAAGTAAAGAAAATTCATTAAAACTTGTGAAGGATATTGGTTGGCCGAGTCCAATTGAAGGAGCTACGAACCCAGACACTGCTCTAAAGCAAGTGGCAGAAGGTGTGGATTACATGAAGCAAGCAGAAGGAATGGCTGAGTGGTTGGATACAGATGTTCATGCGAAAGTGGCAGACGTGTATTTATCAAACATTCAATTACTTCTCGATGGCTCCAAATCTCCAGAAGAGATTATTAAAGAAGTTCAAGCTGTAGCTAAACAAGTGCAGAGTGAAGTGGAATAAATAGAACAGGGCAGGTAGTCCCTACTGATTACTTGCCCCCTCATAGGAGGGAGAAGGATGAAAGAAACATATAGAAACGGCCGAACGGCATTCCTTTTTATTTTGCCAGCACTCCTTCTAATCCTGTTTATTGTATTTCTGCCGATTGTACTTAATTTATACAACAGTTTTTTTAGGTGGAATTCCTTTGAGGCAGGAAAAACGTTCGTCGGCTTCGAGTACTACGTAAGGCTTTTTAAAGATCCAGTGTTTTTTACCGCATTGAAAAATAATTCCCTTTACGCGATTATTTCGTTGATCTGCCAGGTCGGTGGGGGAATTATAATAGCCGCCATTTTAGAAGATAAGCTGATTAGAAGGTTTCAACCTTTTTTTAGAACTGTGTTTTTTATTCCTTCTGTTATATCTATTGCCGTGGTGGGGTTAATGTGGCAGCTGATCTATAATCCGGAAATCGGTTTAGTGAATGGTGTGTTAAATGCCATTGGACAATCGGAGTGGGCTCATTCCTGGTTGGGAGATAGTAAAACAGCCATATATGCAGTGGTTGCCGTGTCACAGTGGCAATATACAGGATATATGACCATGCTTTTTCTTATTGCCATGCAGAAAATTCCGATGGAATATTATGAGGCTGCAATGATTGATGGCGCTTCAAAGATTAACTCGTTTTTTCATATCACACTACCACAAATTAAGGAAATGATTTTGGTAGGTAGTGTCATTACCGTAATTGGAGCTTTCAAGGTTTTTGATGAAGTATATGTGATGACGTTTGGTGGACCGGGAAGATCAACGGAAGTTTTAGGAACGATGTTGTACCGTTCAGCTTTTCGAAACGATGAAATGGGTTATGCATCCACGATTGGGACGATTATATTTATTATCACCTTGACCCTTTCCCTCATCCAAATGAAGTTGGGAAAATCGGGACAGGAGGTGGAATAAACGGATGACAATTCTAAAAAATAGAATCTTTCAAGTGATCATCTTGGTGTGGTTTTGTTTGTTTTCCTTAGTGATTATCTATCCGATTATTTGGCTTGCTTTAAGTGGGTTAAAAACAAATAGTGATTTCTTTTTAAACACCTGGTCACTTCCTGAAATTTGGGTATGGGAAAATTATAAAGCTGCATGGGATGCTGGAATCGGAAAGTACTTTTTTAATAGTGTGTTAATAACCGGGGTTTCGGTCGTTATGGTATTGCTGTTTGGATCAATGGCTGCTTATGGATTAAGCAGATTTCGCTTTAAAGGACAGAATATTTTACTAATCATTATTTTAAGTGGCTTAATGCTTGCGCCACAAGTCAGTCTGATTCCTCTATACAAGCTGCTACAAGGAGTTGGACTTTATAATACGTATGGAGCGTTAATCATTCCATATGTTGCCTTCCAACTGCCATTTGCTATTTTTTTAATGAGATCGTATTTTTTATCGATTCCTAAAGAGCTTGAAGAGGCAGCTATTATTGATGGGTGTAATCGATGGAAAGTGTACTGGAATATCGTTATTCCAATGGGAAAACCAATTATTGCTTCTTGTGCTCTTTTAACTGCCATGAATGTTTGGAATGAGTTCATGTTCGCGTTGGTTTTTATTGAGGATTCAAGTCTTAGAACCATTCCAGTAGG containing:
- a CDS encoding ABC transporter substrate-binding protein, which codes for MRTKILIVFMLMLALVITGCSSSTSSNEDESDKIVLKFLHKWPQPQYAPYFEEVVKEFESQNPDIKIKMEAIADEPIKDKLRVILGGSEVPDIMFSWSGEFARKFVRADAALDLTPYLEEDAAWKDSFIPASLQPFSSDGKNYGIPLRFNGKFFVYNKEIFDKHGLQAPKTWDEFLNVLDTLKEEGETPLMLGNESPWAAIHYLTGLNQKMVDQEVRMNDYNPRSGEFTDSGYVKAMELLAELNEKGYFMENVNSSSHDMVKQMFFAGKGAIFYVELEEFQDVENALKGNWGFFPMPAIADGDGSQNYITGAPDGFIVSSKSKHPKEAVEFLKFLTSKENSLKLVKDIGWPSPIEGATNPDTALKQVAEGVDYMKQAEGMAEWLDTDVHAKVADVYLSNIQLLLDGSKSPEEIIKEVQAVAKQVQSEVE
- a CDS encoding carbohydrate ABC transporter permease encodes the protein MTILKNRIFQVIILVWFCLFSLVIIYPIIWLALSGLKTNSDFFLNTWSLPEIWVWENYKAAWDAGIGKYFFNSVLITGVSVVMVLLFGSMAAYGLSRFRFKGQNILLIIILSGLMLAPQVSLIPLYKLLQGVGLYNTYGALIIPYVAFQLPFAIFLMRSYFLSIPKELEEAAIIDGCNRWKVYWNIVIPMGKPIIASCALLTAMNVWNEFMFALVFIEDSSLRTIPVGLMNLRSQLNTNFGIQLAGLAISALPMIIAYIIFQKQFVRGISAGGVKG
- a CDS encoding carbohydrate ABC transporter permease, whose translation is MKETYRNGRTAFLFILPALLLILFIVFLPIVLNLYNSFFRWNSFEAGKTFVGFEYYVRLFKDPVFFTALKNNSLYAIISLICQVGGGIIIAAILEDKLIRRFQPFFRTVFFIPSVISIAVVGLMWQLIYNPEIGLVNGVLNAIGQSEWAHSWLGDSKTAIYAVVAVSQWQYTGYMTMLFLIAMQKIPMEYYEAAMIDGASKINSFFHITLPQIKEMILVGSVITVIGAFKVFDEVYVMTFGGPGRSTEVLGTMLYRSAFRNDEMGYASTIGTIIFIITLTLSLIQMKLGKSGQEVE